In Amblyraja radiata isolate CabotCenter1 unplaced genomic scaffold, sAmbRad1.1.pri scaffold_743_ctg1, whole genome shotgun sequence, the DNA window acatgccattagctttcttcactgcctgctgtacctgcatacttagtaAGGCCTCTCACCCTTTATTGTAATTCGGGGGTGAGCAGGCTGAAATATTGTAACCCCACAAATCCTGCCATTGAGACCGTTCTTACCTTGAACTCTTGGCTGAGATGtgaatctctctccctcttttttaTGAatctgggggaaaaagcaggatcggGGTAATAATCCTGGAGGATCagtcgtgatcatattgaatgacggtgttaactcgaagggtcgaatcagcatctattgtctatgtttctccgaccagtctgactgtccacgTGATTACATTTTCTCTCTGTATTCATCTGAATCAAAAAGATGCTTGGCTCATCAATTGACGTGCTGTGgcagtttgtgtaggaaagaactgcagatgctggtttaaatcgaaggtagacgcaaaatgctggagtaactcagcgggacaggcagcatctctggagagaaggaaggaatagtgacgtttcgggtcgagacccttcttcagacagtggcaGTTTGCTGGATTGAAACGTGGAATGTGCATTATTGTGTGTTTGAAACTGCAGTAACAGTGGGATATTTATGAATGAACTGAAGTATGGTGGAATTGTGGGTTGTTTGAACATAACTGGCTGGATTGAGATCTTTAATATCTGAGTTTAAGGTGTCATAATGAAACGGGAAAAGAGAATTGCAAAGTATCTAAATGCAATCTCGAGGTTagaaattaatttttaaaaaaatgtcaagTAAAAAATTCTAAATCTTAAACCAACAATACTCCAGCTTTAGAAAATGTAGTGTTGTCCCTTATTGTCTGGTGTCTGGGCATAGACTTGAATTTCGGGTAGTGTAACCCACTCAAGATTACTTCTTCATTTTGAAGTGAGACTACAGAATGTAAATTATGATACGAGATGGTTAGTTTTCAAATAAAAATCAGATACTCATAAAGAGCTTGAATATTTATGAGAGGAGCTGGAGAGAAGACGGCCTTTTTAGCCTGCAGATTTGTGTCAAATAGtcaatacagtacggaaacaggcccttcggcccaacttgcccacaccggccaacatgtcccagctacactagtcccacctgcctgcgtttggtccatatccctccaaacctgtcctatccatgtacctgtctaactggtcgggacagtcccagcctcaactacctcctctggcagctcgttccccaCACCctcagttacccctcagattcctattaaatcttttctccttcaccttgaacccatgtcctctggtcctcaattcatcgactctgtgcatctacccgatctattcctctcatgattttatacacctctataagatcacccctcatcctcctgcgctccaaggaatagagtcccagcctgctcaacctccccctgtagctcaggcccctcgagtcccggcaacatcctcgtaaatcttctctgaaccctttccagcttgacaacacctttcctataacatggtgcccagaactgaacacaatactaaatgtggcctcaccaacgtcttatacaactgcaacatgacctcccgatgCCCAACTGATGTTTCTTCAAACAATGaataaatggtttttatttttctGTGCCTGTTGCTACACTATCGATGAGTATAATTGGGACATTTTGCATACCTGCTTATTATTTTGCTCTCATATTGGGACATTTATTCGAGTAGTTTGTTATGCAGTCATTTCTACTATATTTAAAACGTCAATTTTCAAAGCATGTACAATATTGTAATTTCCTAGCCATTTGTGCTGCATTTTATACATGATAACTTTATATGGGAGGGCTTCAGGCATATTAGTAGTCACTCATAGAGGTCCTTTGCCCCGaatagtccatgccaaccaagaagccccatctacgctcgtcccatctgccccatatccctccaaatctttactattcatatacctgtcctgatgtttttaaatgttttgatagtacctgctgcatctaccacctctggcaggccATTCCATACATGGAGCACCCTCTGGAAAAAGTAGCTCCTTGCtttccttttcaatctttcccctctcgccttaaccccatggcctctggttcttgattcccctactattaagaataaggagtaagccatttagaacggagacgaggaaacacttttcaacacagagagttgtgagtctgtggaattctctgcctcagagggcggtggaggcaggttctctgtatactatcaagagagagtaataatgcccctgtcccacttgggaaacctgaacggaaacatctggagactttgtgccccaccccaggtttccgtgcggttcccggaggtttttgtcagtctccctacctgcttccactacctgcaacatccggcaaccacctgcaacctccgggaaccgcacggaaaccttgggtggggcgcaaagtctccagaggtttccgttcaggtttcctaagtgggacaggggcattagatagggctcttaaagatagcggagtccagggatatggggagaaggcaggaacggggtactgattggggatgaacagccatgatcacattgaatggcggtgctggctcgaagggccgaatggcctactcctgcatctattgtctattctgtgtaaaagactctatttattgccctcatgattttgtacacctctataagatcaccccgtggcctcctgcactccaaagaataaagtcctagcctggccaGACCTCTCCCTCGAGTTCAGGCCCGTAGGTTTTGTCACCGCCCTCGTAAACTATCTGAGCACTCTCTCGATctcaatgacatccttcctgtagcagacTGACCAATACCTGCAGTGCCCCAAACGAGGTCTCACCAGCGTgttgaatcaaggaactgcagatgcaggcttacaaaacaaaaaggcacaaaaagtgctggagtaactcatggataggtgacgtttcacagagtgctggagtaactcagtgggtcaggcagcatctgtggagaacatggataggtgacgtttcacagagtgctggagtaactcagcgggtcaggcagcatctgtggagaacatggataggtgacgtttcacagagtgctggagtaactcagcaggtcaagcagcatctgtggagaacatggataggtgacgtttcacagagtgctggagtaactcagcgggtcaggcagcatctctggagaacatggattggtgacgtttcgggtcgggacccttctttaggggTGATCTAATCGAGGTGCTTAAaggagggccctgacctgaaatgacacctatccatgttctccagagatgctgcctgacccgctgagttactccagcactttgtgaaacgtcacctatccatgttctccacagatgctgcctgacccgctgagttactccagcactctgtgaaacgtcacctatccatgttctccacagatgctgcctgacccgctgagttactccagcactctgtgtcttttttcccTCGCCCACATGTTGTTGAATCTCTCATGCTTCTGTGGGCCTTTTATTAAGGGCGAGATGCTTTTTCATTTTTGCGTTGAAACGCCTTTTATTGCTGACGTTTGTCAATATTTGGTCACTTGATTTTGCAGGgcaatgtatttatttttaaaagcatGTTCATTGTCTTTTTACCCAGACCGAACTGTCCGAACTCTGGTGGCTCCATAGGTGAAGATATAGTTGCAGGATGAAAATATGGCAGCGCATATGCTTGCACCGCCAGGTCCTGATAGCCTCCATCTTTTCACCCGCGAGTCTCTGGCTAACATTGAGCAACGGATCGCTGAAGAGAAGAATAAAAAACCTGCCAAGCAAGACAGCAGTCACCGCGATGACGATGATGAAAACAAGCTTAAGCCAAACAGCGACCTTGAAGCTGGCAGAAGTTTGCCGTTTATTTACGGTGAATGCCCTTCCAAATGCATTGCTGAACCATTGGAGGACTTGGACCCTTTTTATATAAATCAGAAAGTGAGTGCCTTGGACAACCGGTTATTATGTGTTTTCTATTCGCAGGGAAAAAGCTGTAAAATGAGGTTGAAGGAGCAGACCAGTGGTTGCAAGACGAAttgccttaataataataataataataataataataataataataataataataataataataataataataataataataatattatattataataataatacgtTGGAGATCCCAGGGGTAattatataaataataataataataataataataataataataataataataataataataatattagattataataataataatacgttGGAGATCCCAGgggtaattatatatatataataataataataataataataataataataataataataataataataataataatattataataataataatatgttgGAGATCCCAGgggtaattatatatataataataataattaataataataataataaatattaatattaatattaataagaAAGCCTTTAAATTCTAAATGAGATTGTTGATTACTTATTTAAAAAATCCCTCCTTATTGGGATCTCAGCCTGGAATCACAGACTAGCTTTCACTTGAACGAGCCGCAGTGCCAGTGGGCAATATTTGCATTGCATAGATGTGTTTTATTTTAAGTTGTTAATTGTCCTGCCCATTCCTAAATTCAAATCATTCTAGCaaccattttgtttttgtttcccccccccccctgttcttCCAACTGTGTTTTTATTAGGTGGTCTATTTTTCCAGGCAGTCACGTAGTTCCTCCGACAAGTGGTCATTTTAAAATGGCTTAGTCATTGAAATATaggaaatgggtgcaggaggaggccattcggcccttcgatcatggctgatcatccagaatcagtaccacgttcctgctttctccccatatcccttgattccgttagccctaagagctaaatctaactcgctcttgaaaacatccagtgaattggcctccactgccttctgtggcagaggattccacggattcacaactctctgggtgaagtatCAGAGGTGAAAAACTCTCTATTGCCCCAAGACCAAAACATCGATCCAACAATGAGAACCATGTTCCTTTCTGGTAACGAATGCAAGGTTTTCTTTGGCTATTTCACACCATATATTTTCCAAGTGcatgtttttttattttgtgCACTGGTGGCAGGAATAAAATATGTTATCCCCAAAGTTACAGTTTATCCTAGAAATAGTGCTAAATATGCATGCAGGATGGGAATTAATTTGTTCTGTATACGTTGGAGATCCCAGGGGTATATATCCATAAAATCCTTTTTTAATAATGCATTTGAATGAACCTTGACACTAAATGGCATTGTGTGTGGGAACTATTGCAGGTTATTCTCTCTTGTGCCCCAACGTTGCCTTTTCTGACAATCTGCGTGGAAATATACAGGGTGAGCACTGGCTTGATACCAATGGAACTGGCAATTCTCCACTCAGTGCAGATACCCCACGGTATAACTTGTCGTGACTGGACAACTGCAATGCCCGTCTTGTGGAACCGACGGGACTTTGAAAAACCTAAGTTGATAGGCTGTGAATTCTTTTCTGAATGGTTATCTCTTTATATAACTTCACGAGCTGCCGGTGACCTGGTACCTTGTTGGTTTTTTTCCTCTTGTGATATTTTCTACCAATAAGTATCATTTAGTATTTCATAAGTGGTGGCTCAATTTATCATGAATTGGCAACGGAACTTCTTCAGGCTGTTCGTTCATTGTCTCGTGCGTGGAATCGAGAAAAGTCCAAGTGTTGTGTTGTGGGGGTCCAGTGTTATTCTGTGTGAAGCAAGAGCCGTGTCTTTGTGAGGTTGCTATTTGCTTTGTTCCTTGAGGAGAGTGCAATTGGTTTTGGCCAAGCGGGAGCAAATAGCAAACCAACTCTGTAAGGAGTAAAATCAATCTGtgtggggaaggaactgcagatgcgggtttaaatcgaaggtcgacacaaaatgctggcgtgactcagcgggacaggcagcatctctggagtgatggaatgggtgatgtttcgggttgagactgaagaagggtcaccccattcctcctctccagagaagctgcctgtcccgctgagtcacaccagcattttgtgtcgaccttcgagaCAAATTAATAATTGGGGTCAATGAAGGCTTGACTCCGAAATTATGTGGAACAGGAGTTAagattgactttagtttagtttagaggcacagcggggaaacaggccctttggcccaccgggtccgtactggccaacgatccccgcacactaacactatcctacacacactagggacaatttacacttacaccaagccaattaacctacaaacctgtacgtcttaggagtgtgggaggaaaccgaagatctcggagaaaacccacgcaggtcacggggagaacgtacaaactccgtacaggcagcacccgtagtcgggatggaacccgggcctctggcgctgcattcgctgtaaggcagcaactctaccgctgcgccaccacgacTTGAACAAAGACTTGTTTGCCAAGCTCCACAGACGCACACaggcgcacgcacacacgcacacacgcacacgcacacacgcacacgcacaatcAGTAGGAAGGTTCTGCAAAATGCTGATGATGAATGatgatgaataagtttattggccaagtattcacatacaaggtatttgccttggtgctccgcccacaagggacaacatgacatacagtgacagttacgaatgactcagaaaacactaaacattaataataaaacattattgattaaacatgtgaattaaataaaatagcagagcgaaaggaggctacagatttttggttattgagtagagcaactactcgtggataaaaaacagtttttatgtctggctgtggcagctttgacagtccggagtcgccttccagagggaagtgattcaaagagtttgtggccagggtgagaggggtcagagatgatcttgcccgctcgcttcctggcccttgcagtgtacagttcatcaatggcgggaaggttgcagccaataatcttctctgctgatcggacgattcgctgcagcctccaggtgtcgtgcttggtggctgagccaaaccagaccatgctggagaaggtgaggacagactctacgatggccgtgtagaattggaccatcgttgcttgtggcagattgtgtttcctcagctgccgtaggaagtacatcctctgttgtgcctttttgactgtggagtcgatggtggtcccccacttaaggtccctggagatgatggttcccaggaacttaaaagactccacagatgtgactgtggtgttgttgatggtgactggggtgaggggagggggagctccctTAAAGTCTACAATCTACTCTTGGActtgggttcaaattcactgacgGAGGTCAAATCTTTGAGCTGCAAGGGCGCAGA includes these proteins:
- the LOC116970321 gene encoding sodium channel protein type 8 subunit alpha-like; the protein is MAAHMLAPPGPDSLHLFTRESLANIEQRIAEEKNKKPAKQDSSHRDDDDENKLKPNSDLEAGRSLPFIYGECPSKCIAEPLEDLDPFYINQKVI